In Planctomycetota bacterium, the DNA window CAGGACAACAGCGCCGAGGCCAACCTCCGCAAGGCCAAGCGGCTGCTGGCCAAGATCCCCACCATCATCGGGCACATGCAGAACGCCATCGACGGCCGCGACCTAGTCGCGCCCGACACCGGCGGCGACGCCAACCTGTCGCACGCCGCCAACATGCTCTACCTGATGAGCGGCGAGCGGCCCGACGCCGAGGCCGAGAAGGTCGTCGACGTCTCGCTCACGCTCTACGCCGAGCACGACTACAACGCCTCAACCTTCACCAGCCGCGTGATCGCCGCCACGCTCAGCGACATGCACGGCGCCGTCACCGGCGCCATCGCCGCCCTGAAGGGGCCGCTGCACGGCGGCGCCAACGAGGCGGCCATGGACATGCTCCGCGAGATCATGGGCGACCTCGGCGAGGGCTTCGATCGCGCGTCGGTGCTGGGCTGGATGCAGCGAGCGTTTGCCGAGAAGCGCAAGCTGATGGGCTTCGGCCATCGCGTCTATAAGAACGGCGACCACCGCGCGCCCATCCTGCACCGCCTCGGCCGCGCCGCCGCCGAGCGACGCGGCCCCGAGTTCGTTCGCTGGTTCGACCTGGGTGAGATCGTCCAGGACATCATGCTTACCGAGAAGAGCATCCATCCCAACGTCGACTTCCCCTGCGGGATGACGTACTTCGCGCTGGGCATCCCGGTGCCGCAGTACACGCCCATCTTCGTGGCCTCGCGCATCACCGGCTGGGCGGCGCACATCATGGAGCAGCACGCCAACAATCGGCTGATCCGGCCGCGGGCGAACTACGTCGGGCCCGATCTGCGCTCGTGGAACGGCTGAGGCGATGCCCGAGCGCGCCTTCGAGGACTCGCTGCGGACCGATCTCGCGGATCGACTGACCTACGGCGGCTACCTCCGCCTCGACAAGATCCTTGCTGCGCAGCAGCCGCTGTCGGATCCGCCGCACCACGACGAGATGCTGTTCATCATCCAGCACCAGACCACCGAGCTGTGGTTCAAGCTGATGGTGCACGAGCTCGAGGCCGCCATCGCCGCGGTCGAGCGGGACGATCTCTCGCCGTGCTTCAAGATCCTCGCCCGCGTCAAGCACATCCTCTCGCAGTTGCTCAACCAGTGGAGTGTGCTGGCGACGCTGACGCCGACCGAGTACGTCCAATTCCGCGACGTGCTCGGCCCCGCCAGCGGGTTCCAGTCCTTCCAGTACCGGCTCGTCGAGTTTCTGCTGGGCAACAAGGATGCCCGCATGCTCAAGGTCCACGGCCACGACGCCGAGGCGCACGCACGGCTCGAAACGGCACTGCGGGCGCCGAGCCTGTATGACGTGTTCCTCCGCTACCTGGGCCGCCGCGGGCTGCCGATCCCGGCCGACGTGCTGGAGCGCGACCTCGCGGTGGTCCACGAGCCCGATGACCGGGTGATCGCTGCCCTGCGCCAGATTTACGAGCAGCCCGACCGCTACTGGGAGGCCTACGAGATGGCCGAGAAGCTCGTGGACATCGACGAGCAGTTCGGCCTGTGGCGCTTCCGCCACCTCCGCGTCGTGCACCGTATCATCGGCATGAAGCGCGGCACGGGCGGCAGCTCGGGCGTGCCCTTCCTCCGCGAGATGATCGACCACCTGTTCTTCCCGGAGCTCTGGGATGTGCGGACGCGGATCGGCCCGGCCACGCCACCCGCCTGACCAGCCGATCCTCGGTCCGCGGCGCTAGGGGCAGCCGACGTCGAACTCGGTCTGGAAGGCCAGGAAGTCGAACAGGGTGTAGCGGCCGTCGCCGTCGAAGTCGGCCCGCGGGTCCTCGACATCGAACAGGTTCTGGAAGGCCAGGAAGTCGAAGAGCGTGGCCTCGCCGTCGCCGTCCATATCCACCCGGCACAGGAAGGACGGCACCTCCGCCCGCCAGGCCTCCTTGATGCCCAGCGGATTGATGCCGTAGCCGACGATGACCGTGCCGTCGTCGGAGATCGCTGTCGCCTCCAGCAGCCCCCGCCAGTCGCCGACCTCGACAAGCCCGAAGTCGTCGATGAGCCAGTCGGCCACCGTGCGCACGGATCCATCGGGCAGCCACACCGTCGCCGAGAACGGCGAGCCGGCGGCCGACACCGAGGTCGTCCCGACCGCGATGAGTCCGCGCTCCGAGATGCCCTGCACCATGTCGTTGCCGGTCGGGAACGGGGCGCCGGGCGGCGTGCCGAGCACCTCCAGCCCCGAGCCACGCCGCCAGATCGCGGGGCGGATCGGGTTGGAGAATGGGTCGAAGTCTCGCGGCGTCACCGAGCCACCAACGACGCTGGCGTCGGGCGACAGGCTATGGATCTCGAAGCGCTCGAACTCGGGGGGTAGGCCGACGTCCACTGCTTCCGGCACGCCGTCGGTCCAGAAGACCAGCATGTCGGTGCCGCCGGCGCCGAATTGGCACCCGGCGATGATGCGGCCATCCGCGGAGATGCGGCTGGCCTGGCCGCCGCTCCGTCCCGGCAGCAGCGCGAGGGGGCGGACCGCGCCGGTCGCCGGATTCCAGGTCACGGGCTGCCGCGTCCCGCTCCGATCGGAGGACACGCCCACGGCGACCGAGCCGTCGTTGCTGATGTCGCCCGGGAACGTCAGGAGCCGACCCAGCGGCCGGGCATCGGGCAGCGGCTTGAGCTCAACGCCAAGGCCGAGGTTGTCCCACGCCATCGCAACCTGCAGGAAGACGCCGTCGCGGAAGAAACCATGCAGGCCGATGATCACGTCACCGTCGCTGCTCACGGCCTCCGCGGTGCCGAAGGCGAAGTCTCCCGCGGGATCGAAGAGGAGGTTGGGGAAGCGGAAGCCCTCGAACCAGTACGCGGCGATGGTGCCCAACTGGGTGTCATCGCCACCCACGATGGCCTCGCCGTCCGGGCTCACGCCGTTCGCTCGGCTGCCAACCAGCCCGCCGCCGAGGCCGTCGAAGCCGAGCCCATCGAAGGACGCGTCCTGGGCGCTCGCCACGCCCGCCGTTGCCACAAGCACGATCGTCATCCGCGTCATCGCATCCATCCTCCGCGTGGTCGTCCTCGGGTCTCCGATGAGTGGATTCGGGAATCCGCGGTTGCCGGACGCAGGCCTTCGCTCGAGGCGTGCGGCAGCGCGATCACGAAGTCCGTGCCGCGATCGAGCTCGCTCGTAAATCCGAGCGTGCCGCCGCTGGCTTCGACGATGCGACGCGCGGTGGGCAGCCCCAGGCCCGTGCCGCCCGCCTTGGTTGTGAAATAAGGCCGGAACACCCGCTCGGCGGTGTCGGGCGGCATGCCCGGGCCCGTGTCGGTGACGTGCAGTTCGAGGACGTCGTCCCGCCGGGGCCGCACGCGGAGCATCAACTCCTTGGGCCGGTCTGCGGCGGCCGCGCCCGCCATGGACTGCAGCGCGTTGATCATGAGGTTGAGCACCGCCTGCTTGAGCCTCGCGGCGTCGACGCTGGCCACCGCGGGCGCGGGCGATCGCTCGACGCGCAGCCGCACGCCCTCGGACTCGGCCTGGGGCAGGAAGAAGTCGGCGAGCTCCTCGACCAGCACGTTGAGGTCGGTGGGCGCCGCCGAGATCCGCAGCTCGCCGGCGAACTCGAGGAAATCGGCGAGGATATCGCGGAGCCGATCGACCTCGCGGAGCAGCGTCGCGGATCGCCGGACGAGTCGCTGCCGCTCCTGCTCGTCGCCCGGCAGTTCCTCGATGGCCTCGGCCAGCAACTGGGCGTTCAGGCCGATGGTGGACAGCGGGTTCTTGATCTCATGGGCGAGGCCGCCGGTCATCGAGCCGATGTCGGCCATGTGCTCGGCGGCGCGGGCGCGGCGCTCGGCGCTGCGGGCCCGCTCGGTGAGCAGGCGCACGCCCCACCACGCCACGCCGGTCGCGAAGAGCACGCCTACGCCGAAACCGGCGATGCCATCGAGCCACGACACGCCAAACCAAGCCACGCCGAGATGGTATCGGCGGCGCTGGTCCGCCTGCGGCGTACCGGCTGGTTCGGATCCGGCTGGTTCGGATCCGGCTGCCTCGAACCGGCTAGGTGGCCCGCCGGGGCGTGCGCGGCGCGTGCCGCGGCACCTCGATGCTCTCCCGTCGCTCGACCCTCGTCGCTCGCCAGCCCTTGTCGGTCCTCTCGGCGTCGTAGTCCACGACCGCGCCGTCACGCAGCACGCGGTAGCCGCCGCCCTGGATGACCGAGAAGTGCACGAATATGTCCTGCTCGTCGGGGCCGATGATGAAGCCGAAGCCCTTCTTGGCGTCGAACCACTTCACTTCACCCTCGTGGCCGACCAGCGCATCCGCCGACCGCTCGGACATGTACGTTCGTCCTTCGTTCGTCCTGCGGGCGTCGCCCGCGCCCCCCGCCGGCCCACCGCGGCCAAACTCACCGCGCGGCCCAGCACCGTCTTACCCAGTCTACCAGAGATGGGTTCGGGGTCCTAGCGCAGGATGCCCCACACGGCGAAGGTTTGCAGAACCTTCATGCCATCGCCGCGTGAGGTAACCCGAGGTGGGTCAGCGTCTTAGATTTCTTGAAATCAATCGACGGACGCGGGCCGTCGGCCCCGGCGGCGGCGACGCGACCGCGACCGGTCCTCGTCGTCGCGATCCTCGCCCCGGTCGCCTTCGCGATCCGAGCTGCGCTCCGAGCGGCCGTCGTCGCGACGCTCGCCCCGATCGCGCCCACGACCGCGGCGCCGGCCACGGCCGTCGTCGTCGGCCTCATCGGAGCCGCCGCCATCGCCGGCGATCGCTTGCTTGCGGCTGAGCTTGATGCGGCCCTGGTCGTCCACCAGGATGACCTTCACGGTCACCTCGTCGCCGACCTCGACCACATCGGTCACCTTCTCGACGTAGCCGTCCTGGAGCTCGGAGATGTGGCACATGCCGTCGGTGCCGGGCGCGATCTCGATGAAGGCGCCGAAGTCGCGGACCGAGACGACCTTGCCGGTGTAGACCGAGCCGACCTTGATCTCCTCGGCCAGGGCCTCGATCTCCTGCTTGGCGGCGGCCAGGCTGTCGGCGTTGGTCGAGGACACCGAGACGGTGCCGTCCTCCTCGACGTCGATCTGCACGCCCCACTTGTCCTGCAGGCCGCGGATGGTCTTGCCGCCCGGGCCGATGAGCTTGCCGATCTTCTCGGGATTGATCTTGATCTGCTCGATCCGCGGCGCGAAGCGGGAGATCTCCTCGCGCGGCGCGGGCAGGACTTGCTCCATGATGTTGATGATCCGCAGCCGCGCGGTGCGGGCCTGCTCGAAGATCTGCTCGATCTGGTCGAGGTTCAGGCCGCGGGCCTTGAGGTCGAGCTGGATGCCGGTGATGCCCTCGCGGGTGCCGGCGACCTTGAAGTCCATGTCGCCGAAGAAGTCCTCCTCGCCGATGATGTCGGTGATGTAGGTCTCGCTGCCGCCCTTCTCGTCGGTGGCGCGGCCGACCGAGATGCCCGCGCACACGTTGCGGATGGGCACGCCGGCGTCCATGAGCGCCAGGCAGCCGCCGCAGATCGACGCCATCGAGGACGAGCCGTTGCTCTCGGTGATGTCGCTCACCAGCCGGACGGTGTAGGGGAACTCGTCGGGGCCGGGCAGGATGCCAAGCAAGCTCCGCTCGGCGAGGGCGCCGTGGCCGATCTCGCGGCGGCCGGGACCGGTGATCCGCCTCGCCTCGCCCACGCAGAAGGGCGGGAAGTTGTAGTGCAGCGTGAATTTCTTGCTGTACTCGGGCAGCAGGCCGTCGACGATCTGCTCGTCCTTGCCCGTGCCCAGCGTGCAGGACACGAGGCTCTGCGTTTCGCCCCGCTGGAAGAGCGCCGAGCCGTGCGTGCGGTCGAAGTAGCCGACCTCGCCGTAGATCGGTCGCAGGTCGTCGAGGCCGCGGCCGTCGGCGCGGATGCCCTTCTCGACCAGGAGCTGGCGGGCGGCCTTCTTCTCGAGCGTTCGGAAGGCGTCCTTGGCCATGCTCCGCCGCTTGACCGAGGTGATGTGTTCGCCTGGTGTGCCGTCCTCGGCGATGGCGAAGTGCTTCTCGAGCACCTCGTCGCGGAGGGCGCGGATGGCGTCGCCGCGGTCGTGCTTGCCGGGGATCTGCCGCGCCTTGAGCATCTTGGCCTTGGCCGCCTTCTCGACGATCGCGGTGACATCGTCATCGGGCAGCAGCAGCGTGCCGTCGCGCTTCTCCTGGCCGACCTCGGCCACGAGGTCGTCGATGAGGGAGAGGATCTCGCCGATGGTCTCCTCGCCCAGCTCCATGGCGTCGAGGACGTCGTCCTCGGGCACCTCGGCGGCGCCGACCTCGATCATGTTGATGCCGTCGCAGTGCCCGCTGAGGACCATGTCCAGGTCGGAGAAGTCCATCTGGCTCTGGGTCGGGTTGGCGACGAAGACCGGGCCGTCCTCGGTGTGCACGCGGCCGACGCGAACGGTGGCGATCGGGCCCTCGAAGGGGGCGTCGCTGATGGCCAACGCCGCCGACGCGGCGACCGAGGCCAGCACGTCGGTGTCGTTCTCGCCGTCGTGGCTCATGACCCAGCACTGGATCTGGATCTCGTCGACGAAGCCATCGGGGAACAGCGGACGGATCGGGCGATCGATCATCCGCATCGTGAGGATCTCTTTCTCGTTCGGCGGGCCCTCACGCTTGCGGAAGCCGCCGGGGAACTTGCCCGCGGCGGTCAGCTTTTCGCGGTAGTCCACGGTGAGGGGGAAGAAATCGAGCCCCTCGCGGGGGTCGGCCCGGACGACGGTGGCCAGCACTGCGCTGCCCTCGTAGCGGGCGATCACCGCCGCCGAGGCGAGCCTCGCGACGACACCGGTCTCGAGCGAGAGCGTGCGACCGGCGATCTCGCGCTCGATCTTGACCTGCTCGGAAATCAGAACATCTGCCATGGCAGTACCTTTCCTCAGATCCTGCGTGCCGGGCGAACGCCGTTGCAGGACCTACAGCAAGAAGCCGGCGGCCGCTCGGGCGTCGCCGGTGCGAGGTTGCCGTAGGGTCGATGGAGGAAGGGGCAGAGGGCGGAAGGCACCAGCGTTGCTACACGCATGCCGCTGCGTTCCGCCGACTGCTCCCTCGACCGGCGATCCCTCGCGGATGGGCGGGAGCCCCGCGGCCCGATTGCCGCGAATCGCCTCCCGGATGTCTCGTGGGGCGCCTCACCCCGCCGCCCGGTGCGGCGGGACCGCCCCACAGCTATGCGTCCAGGCGTCCGTCGCGGACGCCTACTTGCGGAGCCCGAGCCTCTGGATCAGGTTCCGATATGCCTCATGATCGGTCCGCGACAGGTACCGCAGCAAGCGATTCCGCTTGCCGACCATCAGAATCAGGCCGCGGCGGCTGTGGAAATCGTGGCGGTGCTCCCGCAGGTGGGCG includes these proteins:
- a CDS encoding citrate/2-methylcitrate synthase, producing MSTTAPPKAGLEGIIAGDTSICNVEQDALIYRGYEIHDLADNATFEEVAYLLLVGEKPGDEDLRFFKDELVANRALPSPVIDYLMTVRPMVEAGSAVPMDLLRTAVSILANLDKESQDNSAEANLRKAKRLLAKIPTIIGHMQNAIDGRDLVAPDTGGDANLSHAANMLYLMSGERPDAEAEKVVDVSLTLYAEHDYNASTFTSRVIAATLSDMHGAVTGAIAALKGPLHGGANEAAMDMLREIMGDLGEGFDRASVLGWMQRAFAEKRKLMGFGHRVYKNGDHRAPILHRLGRAAAERRGPEFVRWFDLGEIVQDIMLTEKSIHPNVDFPCGMTYFALGIPVPQYTPIFVASRITGWAAHIMEQHANNRLIRPRANYVGPDLRSWNG
- the kynA gene encoding tryptophan 2,3-dioxygenase, encoding MPERAFEDSLRTDLADRLTYGGYLRLDKILAAQQPLSDPPHHDEMLFIIQHQTTELWFKLMVHELEAAIAAVERDDLSPCFKILARVKHILSQLLNQWSVLATLTPTEYVQFRDVLGPASGFQSFQYRLVEFLLGNKDARMLKVHGHDAEAHARLETALRAPSLYDVFLRYLGRRGLPIPADVLERDLAVVHEPDDRVIAALRQIYEQPDRYWEAYEMAEKLVDIDEQFGLWRFRHLRVVHRIIGMKRGTGGSSGVPFLREMIDHLFFPELWDVRTRIGPATPPA
- a CDS encoding GC-type dockerin domain-anchored protein; its protein translation is MTRMTIVLVATAGVASAQDASFDGLGFDGLGGGLVGSRANGVSPDGEAIVGGDDTQLGTIAAYWFEGFRFPNLLFDPAGDFAFGTAEAVSSDGDVIIGLHGFFRDGVFLQVAMAWDNLGLGVELKPLPDARPLGRLLTFPGDISNDGSVAVGVSSDRSGTRQPVTWNPATGAVRPLALLPGRSGGQASRISADGRIIAGCQFGAGGTDMLVFWTDGVPEAVDVGLPPEFERFEIHSLSPDASVVGGSVTPRDFDPFSNPIRPAIWRRGSGLEVLGTPPGAPFPTGNDMVQGISERGLIAVGTTSVSAAGSPFSATVWLPDGSVRTVADWLIDDFGLVEVGDWRGLLEATAISDDGTVIVGYGINPLGIKEAWRAEVPSFLCRVDMDGDGEATLFDFLAFQNLFDVEDPRADFDGDGRYTLFDFLAFQTEFDVGCP
- a CDS encoding ATP-binding protein yields the protein MAWFGVSWLDGIAGFGVGVLFATGVAWWGVRLLTERARSAERRARAAEHMADIGSMTGGLAHEIKNPLSTIGLNAQLLAEAIEELPGDEQERQRLVRRSATLLREVDRLRDILADFLEFAGELRISAAPTDLNVLVEELADFFLPQAESEGVRLRVERSPAPAVASVDAARLKQAVLNLMINALQSMAGAAAADRPKELMLRVRPRRDDVLELHVTDTGPGMPPDTAERVFRPYFTTKAGGTGLGLPTARRIVEASGGTLGFTSELDRGTDFVIALPHASSEGLRPATADSRIHSSETRGRPRGGWMR
- the pnp gene encoding polyribonucleotide nucleotidyltransferase, whose protein sequence is MADVLISEQVKIEREIAGRTLSLETGVVARLASAAVIARYEGSAVLATVVRADPREGLDFFPLTVDYREKLTAAGKFPGGFRKREGPPNEKEILTMRMIDRPIRPLFPDGFVDEIQIQCWVMSHDGENDTDVLASVAASAALAISDAPFEGPIATVRVGRVHTEDGPVFVANPTQSQMDFSDLDMVLSGHCDGINMIEVGAAEVPEDDVLDAMELGEETIGEILSLIDDLVAEVGQEKRDGTLLLPDDDVTAIVEKAAKAKMLKARQIPGKHDRGDAIRALRDEVLEKHFAIAEDGTPGEHITSVKRRSMAKDAFRTLEKKAARQLLVEKGIRADGRGLDDLRPIYGEVGYFDRTHGSALFQRGETQSLVSCTLGTGKDEQIVDGLLPEYSKKFTLHYNFPPFCVGEARRITGPGRREIGHGALAERSLLGILPGPDEFPYTVRLVSDITESNGSSSMASICGGCLALMDAGVPIRNVCAGISVGRATDEKGGSETYITDIIGEEDFFGDMDFKVAGTREGITGIQLDLKARGLNLDQIEQIFEQARTARLRIINIMEQVLPAPREEISRFAPRIEQIKINPEKIGKLIGPGGKTIRGLQDKWGVQIDVEEDGTVSVSSTNADSLAAAKQEIEALAEEIKVGSVYTGKVVSVRDFGAFIEIAPGTDGMCHISELQDGYVEKVTDVVEVGDEVTVKVILVDDQGRIKLSRKQAIAGDGGGSDEADDDGRGRRRGRGRDRGERRDDGRSERSSDREGDRGEDRDDEDRSRSRRRRRGRRPASVD
- the rpsO gene encoding 30S ribosomal protein S15 → MAIEADAKQQVIGDYRRHDGDTGSPEVQIAILTSRIKELSAHLREHRHDFHSRRGLILMVGKRNRLLRYLSRTDHEAYRNLIQRLGLRK